DNA from Sorangium aterium:
CCGCTTCGAAGACGCCCGGAAACGGCCGCTCAGCCGTGTCTCGGGCGTGAGCTGGCTGCACGAGTAGAGCTCCCACATCTCCTGCGCGTAAGGGCGGGGCTGTCGATTGGGAGCGAACCGAGAGAGGAAGCGCTGGAGGTTGTCGACGTCGCGCAGCAGCAGCTTTCGCGCGTTCTGATTGCTGGAAGCGTCCACTGCCTGCGGGAAATCGATGATGACCGGCCCGTCCGCCCCCATCAGCACGTTGAAGTCGGACAGATCGCCGTGCACGACCCCGGCGCTCAGCATCCGGACCGCTTCTGCCAGCAATCGGTCGAAGACCCACACCGCCTCGTCGGGGTTCAGGCGCACTTCGGCGAGCCGCGGGGCCGGGCCGCCGTCGGCGCCGGTGATGAGCTCCATGATCAGCACACCGTCAATGAAATGGTGGGGTATCGGGACGCGCACCCCCGCGCCGCGCAGGCGGAAGATCATGTCCACCTCGGTCGATCTCCAGGCCGCTTCGTCCTGCGCACGACCATGGCGCGAGCGCTTGTTGATCGCGCGCTGATCGCGGCTGTTGCGCACCTTGCGCCCCTCCGTGTACTCCGCCCGGTTCTTGAAGGTCCGGTCCTGCGCCTCTTTGTAGACCTTGGCCACCCGAAGCTCGCCGCCGGAGCGCACCAGGAAGACCTCCGCTTCCTTGCCGCTCATCAGCGGGCGCACGACCTCCTCGATGAGCCCTTCGTCGGCCAGAGACATCAGGCTGCTGGGAATTCGCATCTCGTTCTTGCTTCTCCGCCGGGGATCGTTCGCCGCATTTTAGCCGCACCGCCTGGGGCGCCGCAACTGGATTGGTCCTCGCCGCTTCCGCGGACACCCCGGACGACGCCAGAGAGCAGGAATGGGACGGTGAAAGAGGAGGGTGTTCACGCCCGAGCCGAAGGCGGAGGTGTTACGGCTGGCGAAGCTGGGCGACCGGAGCATCGGCCAGGTGGCGACGGACCTCGACCTGACCGAGACGGCGCTGCGCAGCTGGATCAGGCGTGCGGAGGGGATAAGACGAACAAGGGCGATCGCGGGGAGGAGGGGCAACGGCTGCGAAGTTGTCGAAGCGTGCTTCCAAGGATTCCGTTGTGCCCGAAGCGCCGGAACGCCGCGGGGCCGGTACGGCGGACGCAGGCCCGCCTGGGGCGTGGTCCTGCCCGGTCACTGTCCCGAGGTCACGCCGCCTCGAACTCCCCCGGAGCCCTTGCGGCTGCGATGGGTGGGGCGCGTGCCGGTAAACCCACGTGCTCAAGGATGGCGACGATCGCCGTCGGCTCGGTGATCTCGGGCAGGATCCTTCGCCGCCCACCGCGCGGGCAGGCGAGCACGTCTTCGAGAAAACGCGGCGCAGCAGCGAGGCCCAGTCGATGCGCGCGTACGCTGCGGCATAACGCCGGCGCCGAGGTTGGTATGCGGTCGCGTCGCCGCCGCCGGCGGGGCTGTCGAGGCGCGTTGCTTGGGCCGGTCGTGCTCCGCCAGGCTTGGCGACGTCGTTGTGCATTTGCTTTTGGCGGCCTTGCTCTTGGCCGCCTTGTGGTCTGCGGAGTTCGGGCTCGTCGCGACAGCCCGTGCGCACGGTCACGCCCGCATGGACATTGAAGCCGCGTTCTTCCGCGCTCCACGCGCGCTTGGCTCGTGGGCGACCGGTTCCGGTGCGACGGGCGATGCGTCGGTCACCACGTGGACCGGTAGGAAGTGCGGCGCCTCCGTTGACGACGGCGGCGGAGCCCCGTCTGATCGCAGCTTCCAGCGCCGCGAGTACAGCTGCTTCGGCTTGTACCCTTCATGCCGCGCGAACTTCTCGGCGCTTTGCCCGCTGCGCTCCCATCGCCCCACCCGCTCGGCCCACTCTGCCTTCGTCGCCATCGCTTCCTCCTTCGTCGCGATGGGAACTGGTAACCGGCCCCGACCGGGTGGTCATGATGGCGTTGGTCGAGCGGTTACCGTCGGCTGAGGAGACGGGGTAGGATTCTCCGGTGATTTGTTGAATGAATTTCAACCTTTTTTCTCCTGCCCAGGGACCGTTTCGGGACTCTGTAGCACAGATTCGTCGAGAACAAAACGGACTGGCCTCCCATCGAGCGTTGGAGCTCCGAACTCAACTCGCCGATTACTCGGTGCCAGGAGCCTGCCTTGGGTCAAAGCATGTTCTGCGAAAGCGCGAGTGTTTTCGATTTTGGCTGAGACCGAGCTGGATGCGCTGCTCTCGGAGTTTGTGGTTGGAAATTTGGTTGAAAGAAACTCAGGGTCAAGGAAATGCATCGGATCTGCGAGCCAGTTTAGAGCGAGCTGGCAGTCAAGGCGAGGTGAGTGGGCGGACTTTATCGGCACCGCATAGGGAACAACGAGAGGTGCAATCGCTTGACGTAGACCGATATCGCCCAGATAAGACGACATCGATGGGGCCAGGCCGGCACCGGCCCATTCCTGCGCTCCTTCGAGAAGGTGAGCCTCGAGTAGGGCGGGCCCCAATATAACGCGATCCGTCTCGTTTACAAGCAATTCACCAGTCGCGATGGCACCACGCATAGGGAACTCATGAATGATTGAGTAGAATAGAAGGTGATGCGCATTCCAAAGAAATCGCACGATGTCGGCGGGTTGGCGGGCGGCAGTGTACATGAAGAACGTGTCTGATACGTGAATTAGTTTGGGCGGTCCAGCTCCAAGCTCACCGAAGCTATCGAATCGAGCGTCCGCTGTTCCGACGGAGCGCGCTATTCGTGCGAGCGTTTCGACGTGTTTGGCAAGTTCGACCAAGTGACCATGGCCGTCGACCATCATCTGCTTGAAGCCGAGAATGTCGAAGACCCCAACGATGGCTTCTGTGGAGTGGAGCCAGTTTTGAGAAAGCGGTCCCGTTTGAATGATTTTCATGTCGACTCTCTCGTTTGTCTCATGATGCGGAACTTGTTCCAGCTGTAAATGAGCCTGACGTCGCGATCGGTACCCCATCGCCGCGGCGCGCAAGAAGAGATGGCTGACCAGGCGGCGCGGGTCGCAGACCCACGCCGCCTGGTTGTCGGATCCATCGCTGAGTTGCACGGCGGCTCAAGTGCTCGGAGTCGGGTCTGAAAGCAGCTTCTGGCGAATAGCAGCCTGAAGAATGCTCGTCGGCGCCGCCCCCCGACCAACTACGATGACCAGCTCGGTTCGGGCGCGTGTAAAAGCCAGATACATCTCGCGGAGCGCTTGCTGCTCGAGCGCGGCGGACAGCCCGTCGTTCCCATGAACTCTGATCGGAACGACGCCCTGTTCAAGACCAACGCAAACAACAGCATCGAACTCTTGGCCACCGATCGAATCAGGTCTTGCAAGCACGACAAGCGGCTGCCCTCCACTGGGCAAGGACTGTCCTCTTGCTTCGATTTCCCGTAATGGCTCCTTCAAGGAACGGAGTTCATCCCGCAGCGCATTCCAATACCGCGCAGCAAAACAAACCACCGCAATTTGACGCACATTGCGCTGTCGCAATTCCTTTACGCACCGAGCGGCAATCTCCGCAGCAGACTCGTCCGCCCCTCGTTGAACACGCGGTGAAGGTCCATTCTGATGGCGTCCAGAAGTCGTGTCGCTCGTAAAATCAGGAAAGTCGGCGCCAAAAAGATCCGTCGTGTGCTGAATAATGTAGAACGCGAGCCGTAAAACATCGGCGGAGCACCGATGCACAGTGCGAAGCGTCTGGTTGCTCACGTCATCAACGCCGAAAACTCCCAGACCTGCAGATGACAAGCTTCGTGTCTGTTGTGCCTGATCCAAGGCAATCACCATGGGAACGAATGAGCCGCGTTTAGCGATAAGTGGAAACAATCGCTTCTCGTTCTCGTTGAACAATTGAGCTTCATCAACAAAAATAATGTCGTAGCCTTCTTGCGGGCGCCGCAGTTCCCAAAGCGGCGTCCGAAGCCGTCCGAGAAGTGACAGGGCCAGATCGTCTGCATCCAATAGGCCGTTTTCTTGAGCAATCTCTTCCTGATAACGCAGGAAGACTTCCCACATGAGACCACGCTCAGAGACGGTCAAAACGCCATGTAGTCGACTCAGCCGCTTCTCGGATTCGACGTATTGACGCGGATCAGACGCCGTCGTCATGCCATGCCCCTTGATGGCCACCGAGATCTCGTCACCGACTAAGTCGGCAAAAAGATCCATCAGTTCCGGTTCGCTCGAAACCTGTGCCAACAGAGGGCTATCGTCGACATCGGCTCTATGATTGCTAAAGACTTGCCGAATGGATTCGAGTGTCAATTGGCGCTGGTACCGCTTAGAGGCGTCTGCGTCGCGATCAATCAGCAACAGATCCGGAATCCGTAACACTTCGCGCGCATAGTCGAACAAAGTGCGAACCTCAAGCCTCTGTGGTCCGCGGCTTTCGATATACTCTTCAGCGCCAAGGTTGTGCAGTCGTGATGCTGCGTTGTCGCGCATCGCTGAATTGTGCGCAATGTACAGCGCCCGCAGCGATCTCTTTGACGAGGCCGCTTTTCGAAGCTGTAGAATACTGAGCAACATCATCAGGAGCGTCTTGCCGGAGCCAGCCGCTCCGACCAAGCGTACCGGCTGCCTTTCCACGATGTCTTGTTGCAGTACCACTCGTTGCGTGGAAGACAATTGGCGTTCATGCGAGAGCCAATCGTCGTACGTCCAAGCAAGGGTCTCGTATACTTGGTCAGGCGCGACGGACTCCAGAGCTGGAAGCGAGACCGGAATTACTAAATCGTTAACCGAAGGCTCGGGAGATCGCGGAACCAGGAGTGGCGCCATCGTCAACGCCGAGAATTCAAGTGTCGGACGTTTAGTAACATTCACGAGAAGCGAATTCGCACAAGGCAAGAGAGCGCCTAGAGTGTTATTCTCGCGCAGGATTGCGGTGCGGAACGCATTGTCTTCCCAAGCCGGACCTGCGATCAAGACCCCCTTGATCGTTGAATTGTCCGCCAGTCCGTCGCCCTCAACATATCCAATGCGATGCTTTCTCCAGGCCTTTCCTCCGCCTGCAATGCAAGTGCTAACGTCATCTAGTTCGGTTCGAATTTCCCACGCAGAATCGAGAAGAAGTCCCTGGAGGCGGCGATCGATAACCTGAAGTTCGCGAGCTAGGACCTCGCGAATCATCTCTGGTTTATCCATGAGTCCGTATTCCGACGTTAATCGAACAAGGCCCCAAGATTCAGCGCCCGTTCCGCTGAGATAATCGACGTTCCAGAGGGCCAACACAACGCCATCAGGCGTGCCTGCGGCCCGGATGGGGCCGACCGCAATGACGCCAGTGCGGAGTGCGCTATCGCGCACCAACTTGTCCAAATCAACGGCAAGCGCACCGATCAATGCGCTCTTTCCAGTGAACCAGCTGGCAGTAGTCTGAGGGATTGCTAGGTAGTCCATTGCATTTAACTCCTCGCCTCATGGCCTGAGATTTGTGAGGCGAGAACCGAAGCGACCGCCGGCGAAAAGTCCGGCGACCCGACTCGAGCATATAGTGCCGTATACCGAGAGAGCAGGTCGGCAAAGAACCTTGGCCGTAGTCTCGCCACGCGAAGCGGTTGTCTCTTTGCAAAAAATCGAGTTGCTGGCAGTGCTGCATATTCAGCCAGCGCAGATGACCAATTGCTTTTTGGGGAGCTAGCGAGTTCGAGAATGTCTAGTGGTACCGTTAGCGGATATCGAAACATCACTAGCGCGTGGCTTGCAAACGAGTCATCGAGCGTAGCCCAGCCTCCACGCGCTGGTAGAAAGTGTGTGTCTGAGCGAAGAGAATTTGTGACCAATTTTTGGCATTTTTGGTTGAAGTCGCGTTCGCCGAATAATGTTGTAATGGATCTTAAGTCGTTGGTTAGTGCGACCGGGTCAATGATGGCGATCAATGCCTTGATCCCGGCAAGAATCTTCGCCTTGAGCTGCCCTTTGCCGCCATCGGCGAGCGGCTCAACATGCGCTTGTAGAGCCGAAAGATCGGATAATGCTGGCACTCGGGGAAGCGAGATGGATGACTTGGATCCAAGCTGTTCCTGGAATGAGTTCCAGCAGCTCTGCGTCGTGCCTCTAACTTCTGTGAGCATTGACGACGTTGCCAGCCATGCGTCGAACGCGAGCAAGGGAAGGTAAGTGATTGTCTTGCTTTTGGAATTCTGCAGATCGCATGCCGGCGTAATGACGATTCCGGCAATATGTTCCTGCTTAAGGACTCCGTACGATGGTAGGCCACACCAGATGTCCCCTGTTGAGTGCCCTGGCTCTGGCGTGTGATCGTAATAATCGTCAGGTGTGGCGAAGCTCATTGTGACCTCTTTGGGCTAGCGGTAGCTAGATGGTTTTATTTGGCCGCTATATGACGTCGACGCCGAGCGATTCGTGCATCTAGGGGGCGGGCCAGTTGATGCTCTGGCCCGCGTGATTTGACGTCTGCTTCCAGCTTCCGAACGTGGGTGCAGTAGGTCGAGCTGACGGCTCGTTTGGCGTCTCGATCGAAATGTTCGCCCCGTCCCGACACCGCTTACCACCATGACGGACGACAGGCATCGGGGCTCACCGAGCACTTCACA
Protein-coding regions in this window:
- the tnpA gene encoding IS66 family insertion sequence element accessory protein TnpA, which encodes MATKAEWAERVGRWERSGQSAEKFARHEGYKPKQLYSRRWKLRSDGAPPPSSTEAPHFLPVHVVTDASPVAPEPVAHEPSARGARKNAASMSMRA
- a CDS encoding UvrD-helicase domain-containing protein; this encodes MDYLAIPQTTASWFTGKSALIGALAVDLDKLVRDSALRTGVIAVGPIRAAGTPDGVVLALWNVDYLSGTGAESWGLVRLTSEYGLMDKPEMIREVLARELQVIDRRLQGLLLDSAWEIRTELDDVSTCIAGGGKAWRKHRIGYVEGDGLADNSTIKGVLIAGPAWEDNAFRTAILRENNTLGALLPCANSLLVNVTKRPTLEFSALTMAPLLVPRSPEPSVNDLVIPVSLPALESVAPDQVYETLAWTYDDWLSHERQLSSTQRVVLQQDIVERQPVRLVGAAGSGKTLLMMLLSILQLRKAASSKRSLRALYIAHNSAMRDNAASRLHNLGAEEYIESRGPQRLEVRTLFDYAREVLRIPDLLLIDRDADASKRYQRQLTLESIRQVFSNHRADVDDSPLLAQVSSEPELMDLFADLVGDEISVAIKGHGMTTASDPRQYVESEKRLSRLHGVLTVSERGLMWEVFLRYQEEIAQENGLLDADDLALSLLGRLRTPLWELRRPQEGYDIIFVDEAQLFNENEKRLFPLIAKRGSFVPMVIALDQAQQTRSLSSAGLGVFGVDDVSNQTLRTVHRCSADVLRLAFYIIQHTTDLFGADFPDFTSDTTSGRHQNGPSPRVQRGADESAAEIAARCVKELRQRNVRQIAVVCFAARYWNALRDELRSLKEPLREIEARGQSLPSGGQPLVVLARPDSIGGQEFDAVVCVGLEQGVVPIRVHGNDGLSAALEQQALREMYLAFTRARTELVIVVGRGAAPTSILQAAIRQKLLSDPTPST